The following proteins are encoded in a genomic region of Kitasatospora cineracea:
- a CDS encoding ATP-binding SpoIIE family protein phosphatase, with translation MDGDGQDGVTGRGGMTGRGGGPDGRTDRGGEDGAREGVVRGPVGSGEGGQVDAALLDALFAQAPIGLYLLDHDLRVIRYNGAARGVRGMPGSDIVGHQPADFAPGFDRGELEALARHALQDGGYVREHLVRGRMPADPRHEMVGAISFFRILSDTGSPYLVAAVEDVTEQQTALDRLDILHSAHRSLGASLDAIGSAQELTDVAVPRFADSATVDLLDEPLRGLPLRTGPIDPGAPLRRAAYRSVHGAGPAGPSPGPVPHGALSTYGAPTPYSQSLEDGRPRLIRGLGGEEQWLASDPERGRRLTGLGVHSMIVAPLVVHDAVLGVLALYRHRRPEPFDQDDLELAVELASRGAMSIDKARSYARERSIATTLQRQLLPREPVELSAVQSAHVYLPGVVGPGGDWYDVVPLSAARVGLAIGSVTGTGIEAAAVMGQVRTALRTLAVQDLAPDELLVRLDDAARVLTDEQRGSLPAGADSLPDGLASCLYLVYDPIGRTCTAASAGHPGPVVVGPDGVPVPFPVEPGLPLGCGDGCYETRVAELPVGSVLALYTNGLMSGPPRRTGVREGTGAGEGAGAERGGLDEVLPVGPGEGRRAVLQRVLARAGEEELAQLCDQAVYALLPERQREDAVLLLVRTLGLPDDKVAVWTLPEDPAVVRTARRLAEHQLAAWGLTELEFATDLIVSELVTNAIRYGKSPIRLRLINDRGLICEVSDSSDSTPHLRRAKSTDEGGRGLFIIGQLAQRWGTRFARHGKTIWAQQELPEGELPEGEGQEGADGGGAVREGSAGEGELPG, from the coding sequence ATGGACGGCGACGGTCAGGACGGCGTGACGGGCAGGGGTGGCATGACGGGCAGGGGCGGCGGTCCGGACGGCAGGACGGACAGGGGCGGCGAGGACGGGGCGCGGGAGGGGGTGGTGCGGGGGCCGGTGGGCAGCGGGGAGGGCGGGCAGGTCGACGCGGCGCTGCTCGACGCGCTGTTCGCCCAGGCACCGATCGGCCTCTACCTGCTCGACCACGACCTGCGGGTGATCCGCTACAACGGCGCCGCCCGCGGCGTCCGCGGCATGCCCGGCAGCGACATCGTCGGCCACCAACCCGCCGACTTCGCCCCCGGCTTCGACCGGGGCGAACTCGAGGCACTCGCCCGCCACGCCCTCCAGGACGGCGGCTACGTCCGCGAACACCTGGTGCGCGGCCGGATGCCCGCCGACCCCCGGCACGAGATGGTCGGCGCGATCTCCTTCTTCCGGATCCTCTCCGACACCGGCAGCCCCTACCTGGTCGCCGCCGTCGAGGACGTCACCGAACAGCAGACCGCCCTCGACCGGCTCGACATCCTGCACAGCGCCCACCGCAGCCTCGGCGCCTCCCTCGACGCCATCGGCTCCGCCCAGGAACTCACCGACGTCGCCGTCCCGCGCTTCGCCGACTCCGCCACCGTCGACCTGCTCGACGAACCCCTGCGCGGACTGCCGCTGCGCACCGGCCCGATCGACCCCGGCGCCCCGCTGCGCCGGGCCGCCTACCGGTCCGTGCACGGCGCCGGCCCCGCCGGGCCCTCGCCCGGCCCCGTCCCGCACGGCGCGCTGTCCACCTACGGGGCGCCGACGCCCTACAGCCAGTCGCTCGAGGACGGGCGGCCCCGGCTGATCCGCGGGCTGGGCGGCGAGGAGCAGTGGCTGGCCTCCGACCCCGAGCGGGGACGGCGGCTGACCGGGCTCGGCGTGCACTCGATGATCGTCGCGCCGCTGGTGGTGCACGACGCCGTGCTGGGCGTGCTGGCGCTCTACCGGCACCGGCGCCCGGAGCCGTTCGACCAGGACGACCTGGAACTGGCCGTCGAGCTCGCCTCGCGCGGCGCGATGTCCATCGACAAGGCCCGCAGCTACGCCCGGGAACGCTCGATCGCCACCACCCTGCAGCGCCAACTGCTGCCCCGGGAACCGGTGGAGCTGAGCGCCGTGCAGAGCGCGCACGTGTACCTGCCCGGCGTGGTCGGGCCGGGCGGCGACTGGTACGACGTGGTGCCGCTGTCCGCCGCCCGGGTCGGGCTGGCGATCGGCTCGGTCACCGGCACCGGGATCGAGGCCGCCGCCGTGATGGGACAGGTCCGCACCGCGCTGCGGACGCTGGCCGTCCAGGACCTCGCGCCGGACGAGCTGCTGGTGCGGCTGGACGACGCGGCCCGGGTGCTGACCGACGAGCAGCGGGGCAGCCTGCCGGCCGGCGCGGACAGCCTGCCGGACGGGCTGGCGTCCTGCCTGTACCTGGTCTACGACCCGATCGGCCGGACCTGCACCGCCGCCTCCGCCGGACACCCCGGACCGGTCGTGGTCGGCCCCGACGGCGTGCCGGTGCCGTTCCCGGTCGAACCCGGGCTGCCGCTGGGCTGCGGCGACGGCTGCTACGAGACGCGGGTCGCGGAACTGCCGGTCGGCAGCGTCCTGGCGCTGTACACCAACGGGCTGATGTCCGGGCCGCCGCGGCGGACGGGGGTCAGGGAGGGCACGGGGGCCGGGGAGGGCGCGGGGGCGGAGCGCGGCGGGTTGGACGAGGTGCTGCCGGTCGGGCCGGGGGAGGGGCGACGGGCGGTGCTGCAACGGGTACTGGCCCGGGCCGGCGAGGAGGAGCTGGCGCAGCTGTGCGACCAGGCGGTGTACGCGCTGCTGCCGGAACGCCAGCGCGAGGACGCCGTGCTGCTGCTGGTGCGCACCCTGGGGCTGCCGGACGACAAGGTCGCGGTGTGGACCCTGCCGGAGGACCCGGCGGTGGTGCGCACCGCCCGGCGGCTGGCCGAACACCAGCTCGCCGCCTGGGGGTTGACGGAGCTGGAGTTCGCCACCGACCTGATCGTCAGCGAGCTGGTGACGAACGCGATCCGGTACGGGAAGTCGCCGATCCGGCTGCGGCTGATCAACGACCGGGGCCTGATCTGCGAGGTGTCGGACAGCTCCGACAGCACCCCGCACCTGCGGCGGGCCAAGTCCACCGACGAGGGCGGCCGGGGGCTGTTCATCATCGGGCAGCTGGCGCAGCGCTGGGGCACCCGGTTCGCCCGGCACGGGAAGACCATCTGGGCGCAGCAGGAGCTGCCGGAGGGGGAGCTGCCGGAGGGAGAGGGGCAGGAGGGGGCGGACGGGGGAGGGGCGGTGCGGGAAGGGTCGGCGGGGGAGGGGGAGCTGCCCGGGTAG
- a CDS encoding SpoIIE family protein phosphatase, which translates to MPEPQLTPEAFDHAVVAIALTAGTDHRLVYYNHAFRALFGDRPLGAPARAAFTEPGSERFLATLDAVLADGTARQVTAHRTLGCPAGEPTHRHFVYSCSPTTTGEGPGILAAAIDTTAELHSALEAERQSAERLEALQRYEALIAAAAQMVWVARADGTAGELMPGWEEITGQPFPEAATADGWLDVVHPQDRADTAARWAAALRELPAVFDHTFRVRSATGGYRHLRSRAVPVPHEDRGTEWIGTTRDIEDHWRGRLRERLLARAGAVTEAERAEDAFAALAATLVPDLTDVCAVYLLPGPDAAGEEITATRIASVARPGLPPLPPLERQTFTLGPHARRAVTDRTPALLDLTAGAFPTGTVPEISARWLRAVRATSLTLLPIVVDGAVVALAATAGCQDAPPPGPADIDLQHEVLQRAQAPLRQALALQRARHAAVVLQRALLTTPPRLGAAAVAARYQPGSRNAEIGGDWYDAFALPDGSLAITIGDVAGHDLAAATTMGQLRAMLRSIAYTRGHAHTPADTLRELDTAAEGLGVGSFATAVHARLVRNGADGGWEMEWANAGHPPPVLVPVDGPPRLLAAEDADVPLCVDPGRPRVTHRHPVGAGETLLLYTDGLVEVPGEHLNDGIARLCRSAAEARHQPLADLCDHLVARVADVRDDIAVIAFRPDPQGPVQHGAAGQGAAGQGTAGGGGRKGKRR; encoded by the coding sequence GTGCCGGAACCCCAGCTGACACCCGAGGCGTTCGACCACGCCGTCGTGGCGATCGCCCTGACCGCCGGAACCGACCACCGGCTGGTCTACTACAACCACGCCTTCCGCGCTCTGTTCGGCGACCGCCCGCTCGGCGCACCCGCCCGCGCAGCCTTCACCGAACCCGGCAGCGAACGCTTCCTCGCCACCCTCGACGCCGTCCTCGCCGACGGCACCGCCCGGCAGGTCACCGCCCACCGCACCCTCGGCTGCCCCGCCGGCGAACCCACCCACCGCCACTTCGTCTACTCCTGCTCGCCCACCACCACCGGCGAGGGCCCCGGCATCCTCGCCGCCGCCATCGACACCACCGCCGAACTGCACTCCGCCCTCGAAGCCGAACGCCAGTCCGCCGAACGCCTCGAAGCCCTCCAGCGCTACGAGGCCCTGATCGCCGCCGCCGCCCAGATGGTCTGGGTCGCCCGCGCCGACGGCACCGCCGGCGAACTCATGCCCGGCTGGGAGGAGATCACCGGCCAGCCCTTCCCCGAAGCCGCCACCGCCGACGGCTGGCTCGACGTCGTCCACCCCCAGGACCGCGCCGACACCGCCGCCCGCTGGGCCGCCGCCCTGCGCGAGCTGCCCGCCGTCTTCGACCACACCTTCCGGGTCCGCAGCGCCACCGGCGGCTACCGGCACCTGCGCTCCCGCGCCGTCCCCGTCCCGCACGAGGACCGCGGCACCGAATGGATCGGCACCACCCGCGACATCGAGGACCACTGGCGCGGCCGCCTGCGCGAACGCCTGCTCGCCCGGGCCGGCGCCGTCACCGAGGCCGAACGCGCCGAAGACGCCTTCGCCGCCCTCGCCGCCACCCTCGTCCCCGACCTCACCGACGTCTGCGCCGTCTACCTGCTACCCGGACCCGACGCCGCCGGCGAAGAGATCACCGCCACCCGGATCGCCTCCGTCGCCCGCCCCGGACTGCCCCCGCTGCCCCCGCTCGAACGGCAGACCTTCACCCTCGGCCCGCACGCCCGCCGCGCCGTCACCGACCGCACCCCCGCCCTGCTCGACCTCACCGCGGGCGCCTTCCCCACCGGCACCGTCCCCGAGATCTCCGCCCGCTGGCTGCGCGCCGTCCGCGCCACCAGCCTCACCCTGCTGCCCATCGTCGTCGACGGCGCCGTCGTCGCCCTCGCCGCCACCGCCGGCTGCCAGGACGCACCCCCGCCCGGACCCGCCGACATCGACCTCCAGCACGAAGTCCTGCAACGCGCCCAGGCCCCGCTGCGCCAGGCCCTCGCCCTGCAACGCGCCCGGCACGCCGCCGTCGTCCTGCAACGCGCCCTGCTCACCACCCCGCCCCGGCTCGGCGCCGCCGCCGTCGCCGCCCGCTACCAGCCCGGCAGCCGCAACGCCGAGATCGGCGGCGACTGGTACGACGCCTTCGCCCTCCCCGACGGCTCGCTCGCCATCACCATCGGCGACGTGGCCGGCCACGACCTCGCCGCCGCCACCACCATGGGCCAACTGCGCGCCATGCTCCGCTCCATCGCCTACACCCGCGGCCACGCCCACACCCCCGCCGACACCCTGCGCGAACTCGACACCGCCGCCGAGGGGCTGGGCGTCGGCAGCTTCGCCACCGCGGTGCACGCCCGGCTGGTGCGCAACGGCGCCGACGGCGGCTGGGAGATGGAGTGGGCCAACGCCGGACACCCGCCGCCCGTCCTCGTCCCCGTCGACGGGCCGCCCCGGCTGCTGGCCGCCGAGGACGCCGACGTCCCGCTGTGCGTCGACCCCGGCCGCCCCCGGGTCACCCACCGGCACCCCGTCGGGGCCGGCGAGACGCTGCTGCTCTACACCGACGGCCTGGTCGAAGTCCCCGGCGAACACCTCAACGACGGCATCGCCCGGCTCTGCCGCAGCGCCGCCGAAGCCCGCCACCAGCCCCTCGCCGACCTCTGCGACCACCTGGTCGCCCGGGTCGCCGACGTCCGCGACGACATCGCCGTGATCGCCTTCCGGCCCGATCCGCAGGGCCCGGTGCAGCACGGCGCGGCGGGACAGGGCGCGGCCGGGCAGGGCACGGCGGGCGGCGGAGGGCGGAAGGGGAAGCGGCGGTGA
- a CDS encoding DUF5713 family protein, with protein MAITNERMAGYEFLRPMRGDGYYPAHLVAKGGDILHALCERIEAEPPRGLEELYVLTHAATEQFNLLAEEFYAADSDIETVARDTIAVDFGYLAGAYGFPDADLEELVEPRDW; from the coding sequence ATGGCGATCACGAACGAGCGGATGGCGGGGTACGAGTTCCTGCGCCCGATGCGCGGGGACGGGTACTACCCGGCGCACCTGGTGGCCAAGGGCGGCGACATCCTGCACGCGCTGTGCGAGCGGATCGAGGCCGAACCTCCGCGCGGGTTGGAGGAGTTGTACGTGCTGACGCACGCCGCGACGGAGCAGTTCAACCTGCTGGCGGAGGAGTTCTACGCGGCCGACAGCGATATCGAGACCGTCGCGCGCGACACGATCGCGGTGGACTTCGGGTACCTCGCCGGGGCGTACGGCTTCCCGGACGCCGACCTGGAGGAACTGGTCGAACCCCGCGACTGGTGA
- a CDS encoding Acg family FMN-binding oxidoreductase → MTGSTAGTMDGRPGGPSPAELRELVAAAGAAPSLHNAQPWWFRPAGDGPGVLVFADPARAVPLADPDGRGMLLSVGAALFNLRVAAARLGFPVEELDLAPGPVEPAEPVAVVRFGPRGAPQEPGDLAELAEAIGQRHSSREPFGNRDVPEAVIGELIEAAADEDTVLDVLEEAEARRVLALTAEAEARIAGDAARRAETGSWLRAASAARLEDGIPERALGPQDHEARVPVRDFAGRGPVHAERFEALPQLATIATRGDTVADWLRAGQAMERVWLVATARGLRVSVLHQAVELPQTRWRLRDPDSGVGTVQVVLRVGYGPPGAATPRRSVDDLLRDPAGDR, encoded by the coding sequence ATGACCGGGTCGACGGCGGGAACGATGGACGGGAGGCCGGGCGGGCCGAGCCCGGCGGAGCTGCGGGAGCTGGTCGCGGCGGCCGGGGCCGCGCCGTCGCTGCACAACGCGCAGCCGTGGTGGTTCCGGCCGGCCGGGGACGGGCCCGGGGTGCTGGTGTTCGCCGACCCGGCGCGGGCGGTGCCGCTGGCGGACCCGGACGGGCGGGGCATGCTGCTGTCGGTCGGGGCGGCACTGTTCAACCTGCGGGTGGCGGCGGCCCGACTCGGGTTTCCCGTCGAGGAGTTGGACCTGGCGCCGGGCCCGGTCGAGCCGGCCGAACCGGTGGCGGTGGTGCGCTTCGGGCCGCGCGGAGCTCCCCAGGAGCCGGGCGATCTGGCCGAGTTGGCCGAGGCGATCGGCCAACGGCACTCCAGCCGCGAGCCGTTCGGGAACCGGGACGTGCCCGAGGCGGTGATCGGTGAGCTGATCGAGGCCGCCGCCGACGAGGATACCGTGCTGGACGTACTGGAGGAGGCCGAGGCGCGCCGGGTGCTGGCGCTGACCGCGGAGGCCGAGGCCCGGATCGCCGGGGACGCCGCCCGCCGGGCGGAGACCGGGAGTTGGCTGCGCGCGGCCTCGGCCGCCCGCCTCGAGGACGGCATCCCGGAACGGGCGCTCGGCCCGCAGGACCACGAAGCCCGGGTCCCCGTACGGGACTTCGCCGGGCGCGGGCCCGTGCACGCGGAGCGCTTCGAGGCGCTGCCGCAGCTGGCGACCATCGCCACCCGGGGCGACACGGTGGCGGACTGGCTGCGGGCCGGGCAGGCGATGGAACGGGTCTGGCTGGTGGCGACCGCCCGCGGGCTGCGGGTCTCGGTGCTCCACCAGGCCGTCGAACTGCCGCAGACCCGTTGGCGGTTGCGCGACCCCGACAGCGGCGTCGGCACCGTCCAGGTGGTGCTGCGGGTCGGCTACGGCCCGCCCGGGGCGGCCACCCCGCGCCGTAGCGTCGACGACCTGCTGCGCGACCCGGCCGGGGACCGCTGA
- a CDS encoding class I SAM-dependent methyltransferase, which translates to MPQSAPPTTAFDTNERTAWAGHGAVYAASFGRLCARPAGRLLDAAGVSAHHRVLDVGTGPGTVAAAAVARGALVTAVDAEPSMLELVRRNVPQARSGLATLPELPFPEGEFDAVVANFVLNHVGRPLLALAELRRVLRPGGRLAVTIWSGSPAPGQTLLPRALQAAGAVRPPHLGPLDPADDFARTPEGLAGLLTTAGLRDAHGRTLDFDHATTLDEWWSGPAAGVATVGLTLLAQPPAVRAEARRHYERLAEEYRTDPAQPDALLLPHRALLASATR; encoded by the coding sequence GTGCCGCAGAGCGCACCGCCGACCACGGCCTTCGACACCAACGAGCGCACCGCCTGGGCCGGGCACGGCGCCGTCTACGCCGCCTCGTTCGGCCGGCTCTGCGCCCGCCCGGCGGGCCGACTCCTGGACGCGGCAGGCGTGTCCGCGCACCACCGGGTGCTGGACGTCGGCACCGGGCCGGGCACCGTCGCCGCGGCGGCGGTGGCCCGCGGCGCCCTGGTCACTGCCGTCGACGCCGAGCCGAGCATGCTCGAACTCGTCCGCCGCAACGTCCCGCAGGCCCGCAGCGGCCTCGCCACCCTCCCCGAACTGCCGTTCCCGGAGGGCGAGTTCGACGCGGTGGTGGCCAACTTCGTCCTCAACCACGTCGGTCGGCCGCTGCTCGCGCTGGCCGAGCTGCGGCGCGTGCTGCGCCCGGGCGGTCGGCTCGCCGTCACCATCTGGTCGGGCAGCCCCGCCCCGGGGCAGACGCTGCTCCCGCGCGCCCTGCAGGCGGCCGGCGCGGTCCGTCCGCCGCACCTGGGGCCGCTCGACCCGGCCGACGACTTCGCCCGCACCCCCGAGGGGCTGGCCGGGCTGCTCACCACCGCCGGACTGCGCGACGCCCACGGCCGCACCCTCGACTTCGACCACGCCACCACCCTGGACGAGTGGTGGAGCGGCCCGGCAGCCGGGGTCGCCACCGTCGGACTGACCCTGCTCGCCCAGCCGCCCGCCGTCCGGGCCGAGGCCCGCCGCCACTACGAGCGGCTCGCCGAGGAGTACCGCACCGACCCGGCGCAGCCGGACGCCCTGCTGCTCCCGCACCGCGCCCTGCTGGCGTCCGCCACCCGCTGA
- a CDS encoding threonine/serine ThrE exporter family protein: MSGSAAREARMVDGGRTAAAERDGDGASLERVTALLARLAGMLLAASGEGASEVERTVARVGASFGARTSMVLVPDGAALTVLLGGRTATVAVRAFPDVARLDKVAALKPWAHRVALGGTPLAEAERRLAAIDGAPAPYPWWLRGLGIVLFTVGFAPLMQPTWYEIGSSALLGLVTAVLAVAAGRWPRLARVLPLVAATAVSVLVLEVFARTPAHGGAVLLMLPALFYFVPGDLLSAAAVELAAGFLTTGAVRLVYAVFLLLQLYLGVMLGVYATGGDTSAMFDVAAHADLPRWAAFLSWVVFTLGTVLAFAVPWRLLPVLLGTVYLTVAVQSGATKLVGEVGGTFAAAVALGVLATVVAAGPGRPPRMLLALPGFFTLTVGSLGMRGLTSLAGGHPVRGFHDLLSMVTTVVAIAVGLLVGSVLAQRPQPLPASPDYPAAAPPPP; encoded by the coding sequence GTGTCGGGTTCGGCGGCGCGGGAGGCGCGGATGGTGGACGGCGGGCGGACGGCGGCCGCGGAGCGGGACGGCGACGGGGCGTCCCTGGAACGGGTGACGGCGCTGCTGGCGCGGCTGGCCGGGATGCTGCTGGCGGCGAGCGGCGAGGGCGCCTCGGAGGTCGAGCGGACGGTGGCGCGGGTCGGGGCGAGTTTCGGCGCCCGCACCTCGATGGTGCTGGTCCCGGACGGCGCGGCGCTGACCGTGCTGCTGGGCGGCCGCACGGCGACGGTCGCGGTGCGGGCCTTCCCGGACGTCGCCCGGCTGGACAAGGTGGCCGCGCTCAAGCCCTGGGCGCACCGGGTCGCGCTGGGCGGCACCCCCCTCGCGGAGGCGGAGCGGCGGCTGGCGGCGATCGACGGCGCGCCCGCCCCGTACCCGTGGTGGCTCAGGGGGCTGGGCATCGTGCTGTTCACGGTGGGGTTCGCGCCGCTGATGCAGCCGACCTGGTACGAGATCGGCAGCAGTGCGCTGCTGGGCCTGGTCACGGCGGTGCTGGCGGTGGCGGCGGGGCGGTGGCCGCGGCTGGCGCGGGTGCTGCCGCTGGTGGCGGCGACCGCGGTGTCGGTGCTGGTGCTGGAGGTGTTCGCCCGGACGCCGGCGCACGGCGGGGCGGTGCTGCTGATGCTCCCGGCGCTGTTCTACTTCGTCCCCGGCGACCTGCTGTCGGCGGCGGCCGTCGAGCTGGCCGCGGGCTTCCTCACCACGGGGGCGGTGCGCCTGGTGTACGCGGTGTTCCTGCTGCTGCAGCTGTACCTGGGCGTGATGCTCGGGGTGTACGCGACCGGCGGCGACACCTCGGCGATGTTCGACGTGGCGGCGCACGCCGACCTGCCGCGCTGGGCGGCGTTCCTGTCCTGGGTGGTGTTCACCCTCGGCACGGTGCTGGCGTTCGCGGTGCCGTGGCGGCTGCTGCCGGTGCTGCTGGGGACGGTGTACCTGACGGTGGCGGTGCAGTCGGGGGCGACGAAGCTGGTCGGGGAGGTGGGCGGGACGTTCGCGGCGGCGGTGGCGCTGGGGGTGCTGGCCACGGTGGTGGCGGCCGGGCCGGGGCGGCCGCCGCGGATGCTGCTGGCGCTGCCGGGGTTCTTCACGCTGACGGTGGGCTCGCTGGGCATGCGCGGCCTGACCAGCCTGGCCGGCGGGCATCCGGTGCGGGGGTTCCACGACCTGCTGTCGATGGTGACCACGGTGGTGGCGATCGCCGTCGGCCTGCTGGTCGGCTCGGTGCTCGCCCAGCGCCCGCAGCCGCTGCCGGCCTCCCCCGACTACCCGGCCGCGGCCCCGCCGCCGCCGTAG
- a CDS encoding SHOCT domain-containing protein encodes MDDYPALNLFWTMLWLFLWILWFFLMFKVLTDIFRSHDMGGWGKAGWTIFVILLPYLGVLVYLIVRGKEMGRRDRALAAQAEGEFQDYIRKAAGTDDRNTGPRHVDELARLADLKNSGAISEDEFRAAKQKLLT; translated from the coding sequence ATGGACGACTACCCGGCGCTCAACCTGTTCTGGACCATGCTGTGGCTGTTCCTGTGGATCCTGTGGTTCTTCCTGATGTTCAAGGTCCTCACCGACATCTTCCGCAGCCACGACATGGGCGGCTGGGGCAAGGCCGGCTGGACGATCTTCGTGATCCTGCTGCCCTACCTCGGCGTCCTGGTCTACCTGATCGTCCGCGGCAAGGAGATGGGCCGACGCGACCGGGCCCTCGCCGCCCAGGCCGAGGGCGAGTTCCAGGACTACATCCGGAAGGCCGCCGGCACCGACGACCGGAACACCGGACCGCGGCACGTCGACGAACTCGCCCGGCTCGCGGACCTGAAGAACAGCGGCGCGATCTCCGAGGACGAGTTCCGGGCCGCCAAGCAGAAACTGCTCACCTGA
- a CDS encoding electron transfer flavoprotein subunit alpha/FixB family protein: MTEILVLVDHADGAVRKPALELLTLARRLGTPSAVVLGAGPAAADIAAKAAEYGAAKVYTADAEEFTSQLVVPKVDALTQIAKDTGAAAVLVTSSGENKEVAARTALRLGSGLITDAVDVEQGTGGPVATQSAFAASFQVKSTVTTGAPVITVKPNSTAPEPAPAAGEVQNVTVALSGNAATVTARTPRVSTGRPELTEAAIVVSGGRGVGAADGFTVVEDLADALGAAVGASRAAVDAGWYPHSSQVGQTGKQVSPQLYVAAGISGAIQHRAGMQTSKTIVAVNKDPEAPIFELVDYGVVGDLFTVLPQLTGEVKAG; the protein is encoded by the coding sequence ATGACCGAGATCCTGGTCCTCGTCGACCACGCCGACGGCGCCGTGCGCAAGCCCGCCCTCGAACTGCTGACCCTCGCCCGCCGCCTGGGCACCCCCTCCGCCGTCGTCCTCGGCGCCGGCCCGGCCGCCGCCGACATCGCCGCCAAGGCCGCCGAGTACGGCGCCGCCAAGGTCTACACCGCCGACGCCGAGGAGTTCACCTCCCAGCTGGTGGTGCCCAAGGTCGACGCGCTGACCCAGATCGCCAAGGACACCGGCGCCGCCGCCGTCCTGGTCACCTCCTCCGGCGAGAACAAGGAGGTCGCCGCCCGCACCGCCCTGCGCCTGGGCTCCGGCCTGATCACCGACGCCGTCGACGTCGAACAGGGCACCGGCGGCCCCGTCGCCACCCAGTCGGCGTTCGCCGCGTCCTTCCAGGTCAAGTCGACCGTCACCACCGGCGCCCCGGTCATCACCGTCAAGCCCAACAGCACCGCCCCCGAGCCCGCCCCCGCCGCCGGCGAGGTGCAGAACGTCACCGTGGCACTCAGCGGCAACGCTGCCACCGTCACCGCCCGCACCCCGCGCGTGTCCACCGGCCGCCCCGAGCTGACCGAGGCCGCCATCGTGGTCTCCGGCGGCCGCGGCGTCGGCGCCGCCGACGGCTTCACCGTCGTCGAGGACCTCGCCGACGCCCTCGGCGCCGCCGTCGGCGCCTCCCGCGCCGCCGTCGACGCCGGCTGGTACCCCCACAGCAGCCAGGTCGGCCAGACCGGCAAGCAGGTCTCCCCCCAGCTCTACGTCGCCGCCGGCATCTCCGGCGCCATCCAGCACCGCGCCGGCATGCAGACCAGCAAGACCATCGTCGCCGTCAACAAGGACCCCGAAGCCCCCATCTTCGAACTCGTCGACTACGGCGTCGTCGGCGACCTCTTCACCGTCCTCCCCCAGCTCACCGGCGAGGTCAAGGCCGGCTGA
- a CDS encoding aldo/keto reductase family protein, with translation MEFRHLGRSGLIISEIAYGNWLTHGSQVEEETAGACIRAALDAGITTFDTADVYAETRAESVLGRALKGERREGLEILTKVFWPTGPGRNDRGLGRKHVMESIDGSLRRLQTDYVDVYQAHRYDPSTPLEETMEAFADVVRSGKALYIGVSEWTADQIRAGHALARELRVPFVSSQPQYSALWRVIEGEVVPTCEELGIGQVVWSPIAQGVLTGKYKPGAEPPAGSRATDEKGGANFVARWLRPEVLERVQQLQPLAAEAGLSLAQLAVAWVLQNPNVSAAIIGASRPEQVTENVKAAGVKLEPALLARMDEILSPVAEFDPARTAENAPKTRP, from the coding sequence ATGGAATTCCGCCACCTGGGCCGCAGCGGCCTGATCATCAGTGAGATCGCGTACGGGAACTGGCTCACCCACGGCTCCCAGGTCGAGGAGGAGACCGCGGGCGCCTGCATCCGCGCCGCCCTCGACGCCGGGATCACCACCTTCGACACCGCCGACGTCTACGCCGAGACCCGCGCCGAGTCGGTCCTCGGCCGGGCCCTGAAGGGCGAGCGCCGCGAGGGGCTGGAGATCCTCACCAAGGTGTTCTGGCCGACCGGCCCCGGCCGCAACGACCGGGGCCTGGGGCGCAAGCACGTCATGGAGTCGATCGACGGCTCGCTGCGCCGCCTGCAGACCGACTACGTGGACGTCTACCAGGCCCACCGCTACGACCCCTCCACCCCGCTGGAGGAGACCATGGAGGCGTTCGCCGACGTGGTCCGCTCCGGCAAGGCGCTGTACATCGGCGTCTCCGAGTGGACGGCCGACCAGATCCGGGCCGGCCACGCGCTGGCCCGCGAGCTGCGCGTCCCGTTCGTCTCCAGCCAGCCCCAGTACAGCGCGCTGTGGCGGGTCATCGAGGGTGAAGTGGTGCCCACCTGCGAGGAGTTGGGCATCGGCCAGGTGGTCTGGTCGCCGATCGCGCAGGGCGTGCTGACCGGCAAGTACAAGCCGGGCGCCGAGCCCCCGGCCGGCTCCCGGGCCACCGACGAGAAGGGTGGCGCGAACTTCGTCGCCCGCTGGCTGCGGCCCGAGGTACTGGAGCGCGTCCAGCAGCTGCAGCCGCTCGCCGCGGAGGCCGGGCTGTCGCTCGCCCAGCTCGCCGTCGCCTGGGTGCTGCAGAACCCGAACGTCTCCGCCGCGATCATCGGCGCCTCCCGCCCCGAGCAGGTCACCGAGAACGTCAAGGCCGCGGGCGTGAAGCTGGAGCCCGCCCTGCTCGCCCGGATGGACGAGATCCTGTCCCCCGTCGCCGAGTTCGACCCGGCCCGGACCGCGGAGAACGCCCCCAAGACCCGCCCCTGA